ACTAAATATTTTCAGGCCACAGCAGCATTTGATGGAACTCGCATGTCTAAATGGGAGGAACCTAATGGTGCTAAAGGTACTATGAACAATGAGCATAGTAGCTTTTGTCTGGGTATTACTCATTGATATCAAAACCCAAGGGAGAAATATTACTGCAGAAAATTAATTTATGACCTGATGTTTGAACGCTTAGCACTAATTACAAGACTATCAATCCTTCAACCATACTAAGTAGAAGACTTGGCTCACCTTAGATTTTAATTGATAAAAAGTTTTTCATTGAAACATCCTCTTAGTAGTTGAATCCCATCTTGTAGGTTGTTGGATTATGTACAAACTATCAGCGAATATGCAGGAACTTGTTGCATATGAGTTAATGTCTGCCAATGATGCTCCTGAACGAGACCCAATGGATTGGTATGATCTGCTTGTCTCTAAGCGTGCTCTTTGCTTTTAAATACCACGTGCCATTTATGATGGTCCTACTTTATGCCTATGTTAGGTCACTAGTTTAGATGAGTCTTTTAGGAAGCATTTATTATTACCACACTTAAAATCATTATATTCAGTGTAATCAGCTGCAATAAATGTCTCTTTCCTAAAGCGATGAACATAACTTGTACTTTCTTCGGAAAATGAGATTACTTTTGAAGCTGAAAAGCTTCTGCCTGGAATGGAAATTTAAAGAGTTTTCCATGTTTAGTGAAATATCTTTTTTAGTTTCAAAGTTCTAATTCCCTGAAGTGTTGTTAAACCTTTAATGGGTAAAAATATTTCTGCAGATCATGTTGTTCTTTGATCTTACTAACATTTTAATCTTTATTTAACAGGGTGGTTGAGGGAAGTAATGATGGAGGATTGAGCTGGCATGTTTTGGATGAACGAAGGTCCGAGATGTTTGACAAACGTTTTCGACGCAAAACTTATAATGTCAAATCCACAGGTTTCTTATCAAATATGTTCAGGTGAACTATTTTTTTACTTCGTAGGTAGTATATATGCAAGTTTTAAGTTGGTCGATCTTGAAACCTTTTATTAACGATATCATGGATGACAGATTTCGGTTCTTGGCGGTAAGAGATGTTAAATCAACGTCACGGCTGCAAGTAGGTAGTATTGACCTCTATGCTAAGCAAAATTGACAGTTTTCATTAATTAATTGAAGACAAACAGTTCCAACTTGTATTCGTGGCTTTCCTGCCTCCAAGCCGCATTGTGTTGGTTAAGAATCTGGCTTGAGTGGAGTATTTATTGATGTGCTAAATATTTTCCCCAAATTATGTCCTGGagccaaaaaaagaaaagaaacactAAACTAgcagatgatatatatatatatatatatatacatacattcaatGTCATTGTTGCATAAAAGAACTGAGATACAAAGAAAATCAACATTAGTTAGGGTCATCGTTTATCTATCGAAATCGCCTCCAATTCTCAGTTTTGAGTTGtcagaattaaaagctcaactaAAAACTTGGTTCAAGTTATTCCTTTTAAAGTTTGATTtcaatttgaataaaaattaaaccaCTCCAATGTTCACTTTATTAGACTCGTATATATGAgttatctgttttttttttaattttcaaatttatttattCCGTTTGAATTCGAACTTTTATTTTCAttgatattaattttttaaaaaaagtaaaatatgtATTTGCAATTTTTTTAACAGAAGATTGAATTAAGTTTCTTTTGGTTTCCTAAGGTATTCTATTCGAGTGAATTCAACGATTAATCTTTCGTGTTCTGTTGATCTATTAAAGGGTAGATGTTGATTAcgaattttaaagttattttgttcTCAGGGTAAGAATCAAACTTTCGATCGCTAAAAACAATAAATTATATACATTGGGAACTTCTTCGATTCATGAATATGCGGAGTAGAGCTGTGAACAGAAATAGTGAGATTGCAAAACGAATCAGGAACTTGGATTGAGGAACAATCGGAAATGTTGAAATTGGCTGCAGAACATTTTCAACGGATGGATGATAAACTTGTGGAATAGGGTGGAGATTCGGTGATGGAATATTGAAGGCAATTGAATATGAATATTTCGACACTCGTCCAAGGTCGAAAAGATCTATTAGCGGCTCCATTTATTGCAGATGAAATTAAAGAAGACACTATGAACTTTGAAAAGCTACTTCCAACAATATTTTAAAGTTCTAGTAAATAGGTTGAGAGGGATAATGTCGGACCTGATTACACCTCATAATGCTTTTGTTCGGAGACAATGTATTATTGTGGGAAGTCAATTCTTACTAGTATTAAGAGGAAGGGCCAAGGAAAAGGTATTTTAGAAGCGTTTAAAATTGATATGTTTAAAGTTTGTGATAAGATTAGTTGGAAGTTTATAATGGAAGTGTTGGATGTTATAGGATTCAGCCACAATTGGCACTAATTCATACATCAATGTATTAATATTGTATAATATAAGATGTTAATAAACGAAAATCCGATAACAGAGTGACTTATGGTCGCATTTTATTTATTCTCTATCAAAATATTCTCTCTTTGAAGCTAATACAGGTTGAGAATGAATGTGATTTTCAAAGAAGTAAAATTGGTAATCATTGCATGCCTAATCTTTTAGCTCCTATTTGCTACATCTTCTTCGGTGCCACAATTCAATCTCGTCAGAGAATAAAACATATACTGTCAACTCTTTTGGTCTCTTGATAAATTAAGGAAAATCAAGCATTTTCTTTAACCCTTCTAGGAAGGCATACAATAGATGGTTTACTGAAATACTAGGGGTGAAAAGAGCAGCACAATTGGGTAAGTACGTTGGTTTGCAATTgggaattgtttttttttttccgtCCTATTATTGACAAAATTGCGTCAGAAGTTAGCTGTGTGGAAATCTAAATGCCTCACTCGTGGAGAAATGCATACTCTGTTAAGGTCTGCGTTGAATTTTATTCTCTTATATATTTTTTCTTATGTTAAAGCTTCATGGTATATAACATATAAGATTGATCAAATTACTTGGTGGAGGCATGATGAACAACAAAAGAAATTTCATATGTGTAGGTGGGATCAACTCTGTAAACCAATTAAAGAGAGCAGACTGTGATTTTCACAGCCTAGGTTAGTGAATAATCTACTACTCAGTAAACATGCATTAAGACTAATCACAAAACCATGGCAGTTATTACAAGGCACAATGCTGGCAATAGGGGCGAACCCAGAAAGTTTTAGTGTGGGGGgaggataaaaattaaattgttggGGGACCAAACCTAAATATTTATGGTAAaaagggttaaattgaattgattgtttTCTAAGGAGGTTTAGAATTGAAATAAAACACTTTTATCCTGCTTGCTCCATTTGGATTCATCCCTCGCTTGCAAAATACTATCAACAATTTCACCTGTTGGATGTTATCCACAGGGCATCCAATTCTTGGATTTGGAAAAGTTTATTAAAGGGTAGGGATGGATGCAAACATGGTATTGATGTACATATATGAAATGGGGAGGGTACAACCATACTGGGGATTTCCTTTGTAATCCATGCATCAAAAGTACTGAATAAAAGGTCGCAACAACCAAGTAACATCCTTAACGCATCGAGGTAATATGGATTGAAATTCCAATACTAAATGATAATTAGGAGATAATTGGCGGAAAGAACTTGTTACTCATGGCTATTCCATTAATTTGGTTGGGGTGGGGTGGGGTGGgggttatttttaaaagttttgttATTATAAGAAGTTTTAAGTCAATTTTGTAAAGGATTTTTTTTATCAAGCAAGTAAATGTTAAAAATTAGTAGAACGAAATGTTGTTAAGAGATGATTGAGAGAAAGGTCGAAGCAGactctaaaaaagaaaaaagtataAAGGCAGGCAATGATGATAAAAGCAATAAAAGACTGAGAAAGATGAGAGCTACAGTAATTATTGTGATTGTAGAaagaaaattgtaaaatttttttttttgagtacTCAAGTTTGTCAAATGATACAAAAGTTTAAATGAGACTTTTAAGCCTCTATTTATAGACATTGAAAACAAcagttaaaagaaaaataattataaaaaaaaatgggTACGAACGTGTTAAAATAGTGGTAGTGAGTTAAGAGAGGTTACTTGAATGTGGAAAAATAGAAGGCAAATAATATAGATAAATGGGTAAAATGACGATTAAATGCAAGTTATAGTcgcataaaatattttaataagaaggGTTTTAAGCACAAATGTATTGGTTGTTCAATGAAAAAATAAGAAGTAAACACTTGTATTTTAAATAAATGTTAAAGAAGTTAATTTTTTAATAGTATTTGTATCTGAGGCTCTAAGTCATGCTCTTTAAACATCTCAAAAAAGAAACAACCTAAGAATGTTCCCAAAAATTGTCGCTCTCAACATGATGTTCCCAAATACTCATGCAAAAAACGATATTTCCACGAATTAGGAACAAAAACAATTTAGATTCTAAAGTGAAAGACCTTGATTCAATGAATTAAGATGAGACCCTTTTAGTTGATAATATCACAACATGATTATAGGTGCGATCGAAGAAAAAAGTTGGATAGTTGTGATGAAGATTAATTTAGAAGTCTTAAAGATTTtattagaaaaaagaaaaagaaaaattagaaaagggaaAAGAACGAAAGTCGAAGGTAAATGGCCCAATAAGGAATAATATATTAGAGGATGACAAGAAATCTATATCAATAGGGGATGTCAAAGTATTAAGACATATTGAGGAGGATGTCACCATTGCATCATGAAAAAAAAGACATCGTCAAGGAGGCAGAAGAAATATGGCCTCTCAGGAAAGTAAAATTAGGACTAAAACACTGTAGCAAACATACACCATAGAAACACTGAAAATTGATTGAAGCGAATTGGGGATGATTTTGGATGCATTTCAAAAAGATGAGTTAGAATGTACTTTAGCTTAGAAGCTGAATGATCGAGTGGAGCACATCTCTGTACAAGCTTATGGACTAATATGATGGCATGCATACCTAGTCATTCACAATTTTTAAATGAGGGAGGGAAGCAGGTCGGAGGAGCAAGCATCATAGTTGGTCATGATGGTAATCATTGAGTCGGATATCTTTCAGTTCAGTTCATTCAATAACTAGAAGTTTGAACTTCCCTCCACAATGACAGAATCAAACTTGATTTGTAACCAAACTCAAACTTGAGTAACTTCCTCTACTTGCCATCCATATTTCTTTCACAAAACTAGCTTGAAGCTAACATGGCACGTTTCAAGAATATGAACAAATATCTTCCAAGACAGATGAAAGAATCTTCGGAAGAGAACAGTCTGGTCTAGTCTAGTTATTAATCAAAGGAGAGTTGAATTCCACATTCAAACATGTACAATTCCAAAACGACTGAAACAACAATTGGGTGCAACAGTTTATGCCCTCACAAATGTACCTTTTTTTCCAGAACTCAGGtgttctataatttttttttcgtCAAAAGTAATTCAGTAATCAAAactaaaagaagaagaaaacaaagTTACAAGTGTCCCAAGCCAAAAGGGTTCATCCATGTTCCATGTTCTTGATTTTCCCTTGGCAACTTTCAAGGTCAATGTTCCTCAATCTGCTTCAACCCCTTCATGTCTGTCGTTTCCACCCTACATTACAAACAAAATATCACCAGATTTAacagttaatatatatatatatatatatatatatatgtctgcATATATAATGGAAGTCGCATCTCGTTACTGCAACAACAAGAGGAAATGCAATTATCAGATATATCTTGCGTTGCATATGCCATACGTATACGCTAAGCCAATCATTAGTTTGTGCAAtggtgataaatttatttacgaCATTAACCAGAAGTAAAAATATCTGGGAACATGCAGGAATTGAAATTATGGAACAGGTGATGGTCAAACTTGTATATACGCAATTCACTAACATAATAGCCAACAAATCCTTACGGAGGTTGATATCGCTGCTTGGAAGTGATCTAGAAACTCGCTAGTTGCTAATAAGAAGGAAAAACAGGATATGCCGTATCTTATGCTACGTCAGCTGCTTTGCTAGTTATAGGCAATGCAAACAAGCTCTGGGTTCATGTAGTTTCAGAATTTTGAAAGCTCAGGTGTGAGAAAGATAATTCAGTATAAAATAATCACTCTTATCCCTCACTAATAACCATCACTGTATGTTCAAATCGATTTGACATGTGACTAAAGCATGAGTTCATCCCTTGAACAATATGTAAATACTAAAATTTGTCAGTGGATTCTGGCAGTATAGAAAATGACATAAAATGATGCAGAGAAGGAATTTTTAAGAACTTACGTTGATCCATATAAAGCAGTCTTCTGAATTTTTGTGATTTCAGAACCCGACTGGTTGTCTTCAATAACTATTGTCAAGCTGGTAAACATAATAAAGTAATTTTAACATTAGTATGGTTAACGTGATGATCAAGACTAAACCCGGTACATTAGTGGACAAACTATAAACATACCTAAGAACATTCTGAAACTTGACACACTTTACGGCTACTGGTTTTCCCTGCAAAAGGAGAGAGAATGATTTCTTAAAATATCCTTACTTAATAGTAGTTTTCCGACAATGAAAGACTGACAAAGAAGAGCTACCTAAAGATTGTCTGGAGATAAAACAGCAGTGTCACTTGGAGGGAAGTCATTGACATTACTACATTCAAGTACAATGAAATATCATCAGTGAAATGTTAAGCCAATCCCGAGAATGTTATAATTCAAATTACCTAAACCCCATATGTTCCCTGTTCCTAAAAAGTTTCACCGTCTTTGGACCTGCAGAAGACAATCTTCATGGTAAAAAACTACAACAATCAACAACAtcaaaggttaaattagtaaggGTGGGATTTGGAAGCGGTATTCAATGAGGTTGAATTCGTGATCAGTTATTCAGATGCATAAATGTACAAATTAAAAGATACATATAAACATAATTAATAAAGATTTATTTGAAGATAATCATATACACAACTTTACCTTCCTCTTCGGATCCCTTGACGACAATGGAATGTAGTTTGACGACTTGAGTGAAAGGGATATATATGAAGAGTTGTTCATCTGCATCACTCTCTAGATTAAAACCTTCATCTTCTCTATAACCCTAAATAATCCATGACCataaaacttttaattatttcataatATGCAATTCCCACTAAAGCAACTTAAGACAAGATAAATGCACTGGACAATGAAGTCAACCCTAAAGTTATAAACTAAACCATGATTTTTCCAACATAAAAAAAGTACAAATGTCTGCCTAAATAATTCAATGACAATTGAAAATTAGCTAGTATTAAGGGAGTAAAAATGAAGAACAGGGAAACAAGAATCGCTTGAAGAGAGTTACCTGTGTTGGAAATTGGCCTATCATGCTGCTgtgatatttttttttgttaaagtgCATGCAGCACATAAAGCTGCTGTAATATCTCCGGATGAAGTACATGTAGCTTGTAAACATGCTGCAGCAAATATGCTTGCTGTAACAGCAAGATTTTCTCTTTAGTTTCATTGTAATCAAACTAGTTGAAAATGAACAAGCTGATGACAGCTTGATATGTTTAGGTGTTGAATGACTAGTTTAGGTGGCTTGTTTATGTGTACAAGCAATGTTTTCAAGTTACTAAGCTACTTAGTGGTAGTAGGGAGTATTTAATGATGCAAATGGCTATAAATGTATTGTTTTTCTTATTGAAAAAATGAGCAAAATGAGCTGAAGCCATAGCTCCCTTGCTGCACATTTGTGAGCAAGTAAAAATACTGCCTTGTTCTGTCCTGTATTTCTTCCTCTGCTTCAAAAAAAACACCAACAATCTGCTTGAGAGCATTGGACAGGGAGTGACCAGAGCTTTGGTCAAGGCATTCAACTCCAGACCAATCAATAAAGTCCAAGAGATCAGCCTAATAAACAAAAAATTTCCCAATCAAGTTAAAGATTTTAAGAATCTTTCTTGCAATTACACCAAGAAATATgtgatgaaaattttatatacaaCATAGTAACAAACGAATCTTTTTCAATCAACCAGAAAAAAAATCCGAAAGATAATCAGTTGCCAGATTCCTTGTTTTTCCCACTAAATTTCTCAAGTTGTTTCAGAAACCAAACAAATGGTATAGAGAAAGGTAGAAACTTTATTGGAATACTCACTTGGTTTCTTGAATTGCAGTAGCTGATTCAGCAGCCGCCATGGTTTAAGAGGTTAATGAGATTGCTGATATAAAAATTGTCATGTGAAGGAAAAAGAATCACAAGGAGCGAGAATAATtgtaaagaaagttaaaagaCAGACTTTTATAGTGCCCACTTTTAATGGTTAATCAAGAAGGATGTCAGACGCTGCCTTTAAAGTTCAAAGCCATGTTTTTGAGAGCTTTGCCTTGCTGATCAAACCAAAATGACAGTAATTTTTTTCAGATGGCCAAGAGATAATATTTTTAGAGAAGAAAGAAGCCTCCTTTTTGAGACAATCTTCAGTATAGATATCCAATCCAAATTCTCAAACCTCACGAGGCCCAACACCCCTCTCAAGTTCTCAAACAAACAAAATAAGTCCCCACCAACCAATAATGTAATCATCTAACCAATTAACCAACCAAATCTCAGCAGCCCCTTCTCCCTATCCTTCAATCTTTGACCTCAAGTTCTCCTAACACCAACAAACACAGATCATATATCAAAGCAAATGCAATCCAACAGCCACTGACCACAACCTTTCATCATATTTACAACCCCATTTTCAGTCTTTCATTCCATTCACCAAAAACCAATGGCTTCCTTATCCCTCAACCTCTCCTCCCTCCACCACACCTCCACCAACCCTCTTATCCTACGCTGCACCCCTCTGAACCTACGCACCCCATCCCAGAAACCATTCTCCATTAGGTCCCAAGCCGCCCCAGTGCTTTCCCAAGATGATCTTAAAAAGCTTGCAGCTGACAAAGCAGTTGAGTCAGTCAAATCAGGCATGATCCTAGGCCTAGGAACAGGATCAACAGCAGCTTTTGTGGTCGACAAAATAGGCCAACTCCTTTCCACGGGCCAACTTTCTAACATCGTAGGTATCCCAACTTCGAAAAGAACACAAGAACAAGCTGCATCACTTAACATCCCCTTATCTACCCTTGACTTGCATCCCCGTATTGACCTTGCTATTGATGGTGCTGATGAAGTTGATCCTAACCTTGACTTGGTTAAAGGCCGAGGCGGTGCACTTTTGCGTGAGAAAATGGTTGAAGCAGCTTCATCTTCCTTCATTGTAGTAGCCGATGAAAGTAAGCTAGTTTCAGGGCTTGGAGGGAGTGGTCTAGCTATGCCTGTTGAAGTTGTGCAGTTTTGCTGGAAATACAATCTAATTAGACTGCAAGGGCTGTTTAAAGAGTTAGGTTGTGAAGCAAAGTTGAGGTTAGTAGGGGATGGTAGTGAAAAGCCTTATGTCACTGATAATGGGAATTACATTGTGGATTTGTATTTCAAGAATCCAATTAAAGATGGGTTTGGAGCTGGGAAAGAGATTTCTGCCTTGGAAGGTGTAGTGGAACATGGGCTGTTTTTAGGAATGGCTACCTCTGTCATCATTGCTGGGAAAACTGGTATAGAGGCTATGACTAAGTGAATAAGTGTTGACTGGAATTTACTTTCTGTGAGGGGGTAATttgttaaaaaagaaaaaaagaaaaaaaaattgattctgTGTAGAGTGATTGCAGAATGTTGAATGATTGAGGGGATTTTAGAAAGGAATTTTATTGGTTAATGAATATGTAGTTTTATGGTTATTGCTTTTTCATATTTAAGATTCCAATTTTCTGTATTTTCTTGGGTTACCTTTTGGTTAAgggattcaattttttttttttttgaaaa
This is a stretch of genomic DNA from Gossypium arboreum isolate Shixiya-1 chromosome 11, ASM2569848v2, whole genome shotgun sequence. It encodes these proteins:
- the LOC108473884 gene encoding probable ribose-5-phosphate isomerase 3, chloroplastic — translated: MASLSLNLSSLHHTSTNPLILRCTPLNLRTPSQKPFSIRSQAAPVLSQDDLKKLAADKAVESVKSGMILGLGTGSTAAFVVDKIGQLLSTGQLSNIVGIPTSKRTQEQAASLNIPLSTLDLHPRIDLAIDGADEVDPNLDLVKGRGGALLREKMVEAASSSFIVVADESKLVSGLGGSGLAMPVEVVQFCWKYNLIRLQGLFKELGCEAKLRLVGDGSEKPYVTDNGNYIVDLYFKNPIKDGFGAGKEISALEGVVEHGLFLGMATSVIIAGKTGIEAMTK